The region CAAGAGATCGACCTGATTATCTGTGGCACAATGACCAGCGAAATGTCCATGCCTTCATGCGCTTGTCTTGCCCAGAAGGAGCTCGGTGCTGTTAAGGCATTTGCCTACGATATTAACGCTGCTTGCTGTGGTTTCTTGTATGGACTGGATTTAGCAGATGCGTATGTCAGACGTGATCCTGACCTGAAAATACTTGTGATTGGTGCGGAAAATCTTTCAGCACGGACGAATTGGCAGGATCGTACCACATGCGTATTGTGGGGAGATGGTGCGGGCGCTGTAGTTGTGACAGGAACATCGTCCTACGACTATGGGCTACTGGGCAGTAAACTTTATGCCGATGGGACGTTGTCTCACCTTCTGAGTATGAATTCTGCAAAAGGTATGAACCCTGATCTGCTTAATGCAAACAATAAAGGGTCATATATTAAGATGGAAGGGAAAGATGTATTTAAGTATGCTGTTAAATCTATGGAAAATGCAGTTGTGCAAGTTTTAAAAAAACAGAACATGACAATTGAAGATATATCGTATGTGATTCCCCATCAAGCCAATATTCGTATTCTTAACAGCCTGCTGGAAAGGCTTTCGGTCCCTCCAGAAAAAGTCTATGTAAATATACACAAATATGGTAATACATCTGCAGCCAGCATACCCATAGCACTTGATGAGGCCAATCGTTTGGGCAAGTTGCATAGAGGTGACACAGTACTTTTTTGTGCTTTTGGTGGTGGGTTTACCTGGGGTGCTTCTATTGTTAAATGGTAATTTGAATTTAAGATACGAAGCGTGTCTTTACTCAATGATTGTAATACCAGTAATTTGGGGATTTTAATGGACTATTTTTTAACAGAAGAACAGCAAATGATCGTTGAGGTCGCTCAACAAATTACCAATGAAAAAATAATACCTTGTCGAGCTGAACTTGATGAAAAAGAAGAGTTTCCCCGTGAAATTATAAAAGAGATTGCTAAGGCCGATCTATCAGGACTCTATATTGAAGAGCAATATGGCGGCTATGGCGGAGGTAGTTTTGATATTGTCTTAGCGCTTGAACAATTTGCCCGTGGCTGTGTCGGAATTGCTACTAGTTTTGCTGCTAATGCGCTTGGTGCATACCCGATAATCCTATCAGGAAGTGATGAGCTGAAAGAGAAGTATCTGCCATTGTTGGCATCTGGTGAAATTATGGCGGCCTTTGCACTCACTGAAGCAAATGCTGGAAGTGATGCCTCCGGTATTCAGACCACTGCGGTACTTGACGGTGATGAATGGGTTCTTAATGGTACAAAACAGTGGATAACTAACGGTGGCGAGGCAAATTTATACACTGTGATTGCTATAACCGATCGTAGTAAGGGCCCTCGTGGAGCGTCCATGTTTGTGGTTGAGGATACCGACCCTGGTTTTTCCTATGGGCCAAAGGAGAAAAAACTTGGTATCAGGGCCTCTTCCACCAGGGAATTGATCTTTAAAGATTGTCGAATTCCTAAAGATAGGATAATTGGTCGACAGGGAACAGGGTTTATTACTGTTATGAAGACCTTGGATAAATCTCGACCAGGAATTGCTATATTGGGCGTCGGTCTTGCTCAGGCGGCCTTGGATGAGTCGGTAAAGTATGCTAAAGAACGTATTCAGTTTGGTAAGCCGATAATTTCATTTCAGGCAGTACAGCATTTATTGGCTGATATGGCAATTCAAACTGAAGCAGCCCGCGCCCTGGTGTATCAATCGGCAAAACATATTGATGCGCACCCGAAGGATATGTCGAAGGCTTCATCAATGTGTAAAGTTTTTGCAACAGATGTAGCGATGAAGGTGACCATTGATGCTGTGCAAGTATTGGCAGGGTACGGGTATATGCGTGAATACCCGGTTGAAAAGATGATGCGGGATGCCAAGATACTGCAAATTTATGAAGGAACTAATCAGATTCAACGAAATGTTGTCGGTTTGGCTCTGAACAAGGAATATACTTAATACGGCGGAGCCGGAAAGTTAAAAGTTAAAAGTGGCAAGCGCTAACTGATGTCATCATTTACATTCAAATTACTGTTAGGGCATTAAATGAGAATTGTAGTTTGTATTAAACAGGTACCGGATGCCAAAAATGTACGTTTGGACCCAGTTACTAATACATTGAGTAGAGAAGGGGTTAAAAGCATAATGAATCCCTTTGACCGTCATGCGCTTGAGGAGGGTGTTAAACTCAAGGAGCAATATGGCGGCACTGTAGCTGTTCTCAGTATGGGGCCTCCTCAGGCTGAGGAGATGCTTCGTGAAGCAATTTCCTGTGGTGCAGATGAAGGCTATCTTGTTTCGGACAGGGCTTTTGCTGGTTCGGACACCTGGGCCACCACCTATACCCTGGCGATGGCAATTGCCAAAATTGGCGGCTTTGATTTAGTTCTGTGCGGCAAACAGGCGATAGACGGCGATACTGCCCAGGTCGGACCCGGACTTGCCCATAGACTGGACTATCCATACGCTTCATATGTCAAAAAGATTCATGAATGTAAGGAAAATATCATCTATCTTCAGCGAATGATGGATGATGGCTATGATGAAATTGCTATTCCTTTGCCTGCTCTTTTGACGGTGGTTAAGGAGATTAACACGCCGCGAATTCCTTCTTTAAAAGGTAAAATGAAGGCCAAGAAGGCCACAATAACTGTTCTGAATGCAACTGATATCGGTGCAGATCCAAGGTTTTTAGGTTTAAACGGATCACCAACTCAGGTTTCACGGGTTTTTGCACCTGAACCGAAAGGCAATCGAACTATTCTTCAAGGTACAGTTGAAGAGCAGGTTGGCCAATTGGTTGGAAAAATTGAGGCATTACTCTAAGAGAAATCGATGCTTAAAATTGATAAAGAACTATGTATAGGTTGCGGTGTCTGCGTTGATAGTTGCGCATTTGGTGCCATAGAGATGGTTGATGCTAGCGCTGTCGTTAATGAAAAATGTACTCTTTGTGGTACATGTGTAGATAATTGCGCTGTAGAGGCACTCTGCATAGAAAAAACTTCAGATAACAGACAGGCTAATATTGACGAGTATTCTGGGGTATGGGTTTATGCCGAATATCGAAATGGCTCGGTGGCTCCCGTCTCTTTTGAGCTCCTTGGTGTTGGACGCCAGATAGCTGGCCAAAAAGAGGTGTCATTGTCTGCAGTTCTATTTGGGCATAATTTAGAGAGTGCAGCTCAGGAGCTTATTGCCTTCGGCGCCGATACTGTATATGTGGCTGATTCCCCGAACCTTGAACATTTTACCGATGAGTCGTATGCTAACCTGTTGGAAGATTTGATAGGTCAGTATAAACCCGAAATAGTTCTTGCCGGTGCAACCGCAATTGGACGATCATTTATACCAAAAGTTGCAACAGCTGTTGGCGCTGGGCTTACTGCAGACTGTACCGATTTGTCCATACGTGTTGAAGACGGAACTCTCTTGCAGACCAGGCCTGCCTTTGGTGGTAATATTATGGCAACTATCGTCTGCCCGGACACAAGGCCGCAGATGGCGACAGTCAGGCCGATGGTTATGACTGCCTGTGAGCCCGACAGCAGCAGGCAGGGAAAAATTATAACCGTTGAGCCGGGTGCTATGCGTCTGGCTGATCGAGTGAAAGTTCTGGAGACTGTTATTGCAGTTGAGGATGCAGTCAAACTTAATGAAGCTGATATCGTCGTTGCCGGTGGGCGCGGGATGGAGAACGAGAAAGGTTTTGCCTTGGTTCGCGAATTAGCCTCAACTCTTGGTGGCGCTGTTGCTGCGTCGCGTGCGGCTGTTGATTCAGGTTGGATTGGCTATCCGCACCAGGTTGGACAAACCGGTAAAACTGTGGCACCGAAACTTTATATCTGCTGTGGTATCTCCGGTGCAATTCAGCATATGGTCGGCATGCAGTCTGCCGATACTATTGTTGCAATCAATAAAGACCCCGATGCACCGATTTTTGATATTGCAACCTATGGAATAGTCGGTGATCTTTTCGAAGTTCTGCCCAAATTAATTGATGCCTTTAAAGAACGAAAAGGGTTGTAAACGTTTATGACAATTGCAGGTAAAATCGCTTTGGTTACAGGTGGAGGTCGTGGGATAGGACAGGCAGTAAGTCTTAGACTTGCCAGATTGGGGGCTAAGGTGTTAATTAATTATGTGAGTCGCCCTGATGCGGCGCTTGCAACCGTTAAGCAGATTACTGAAAATGGCGGTCAAGCTGGTGCTGTTCAGTTTGATGTTGCTGATTTTGACGCAGTCCAGTCGGCCATTAAAAATTGTATTAAGCAGGAAGGCTCTATTGACATACTCGTTAATAATGCCGGGATTACCCGTGACGGTTTGCTTGCAATGATGAAGGAAGATGCTTGGGATGCTGTTCTTGATACAAACCTTAAAGGTTCATTTAACTGTATCAAGGCGGTTTCCAGGCCAATGATGAAATCACGCTGGGGCCGAATAATTAATATAGCCTCAGTTATTGGTTTTGCTGGTAATGCCGGACAGGTTAACTATGCTTCAGCAAAAGCAGGTCTGGTCGGGTTGACCAAATCTGTGGCTCGGGAGTTATCCTCTCGCGGTATTACTGTAAATGGCGTAGCCCCAGGTTATATAGAAACTGAAATGACTGATGGACTTTCAGAAGAAGTAACCAATAAAATATTGAGTGAAATTCCACTCTCAAGATTAGGTCAAGCTGATGATGTGGCTGCCGCAGTTGCATTTCTTGCTTCGGAGGATGCCTCATACATAACCGGACAATTCATTCACGTAAATGGCGGAATGTATATGTGAATTTGTGAAAGATTTAAGTGCTGAAGCGTGAGCGTTTCACGTAGATAAACATTTTAGAATAATGAATAATTTTGTGTAGCAAAAAAAATAGATAAAAAGGAGAAAAAACATGTCTGTAGAAGATAAACTTATAGAAATCATTGCTGAGCAGCTGAGTGTAGATAAAGCAAAGGTCGTTCCTGGAGCCTCTTTTGTCGATGATCTTGGTGCTGATTCACTTGATTTGGTTGAGCTTATTATGGCGATGGAAGAAGCTTTTGATATTGAAATAGCTGATGAAGTAGCAGAAAAGATCACTACTGTAAAAAGTGCAATTGAGCATATTCAGTCTGTCTAATAGGAGCTGAGTTGTGGCTAGAAGAGTCGTTGTTACAGGTCTTGGCCTTGTTACTCCGTTAGGTACAGGTGTAAAGAAAACCTGGGATAATTTATGTGCAGGCAAGAGTGGCATAGATAAAATCACCCGATTTGATACAACTGACTATGCAGTTAAAATTGCTGCCGAGGTCAAGGATTTTCAGGTAGAAGATTTTATCGACAGTAAGACAGCTAAACATCTTGAGCTCTTTGTCCAGTATGCTGTTGCTGCTTCAAAAATGGCCTTGGATGACTCTGGCTTTTTGATTACTGATGAAAATGCCCACCGAGTTGGCTCTATATTTGGTTGCGGTTTAGGTGGTCTGCCCACCATTGAACACTATCATCAGGTAATGCTTGAAAGGGGACCTAAAAGAATTACTCCTTTTTTTATCCCAATGGTTATTCCTAACATGGGTGCAGGTCAAGTATCGATTATTTTGAAAACAAAAGGTCCGAACCTGTCGCTTTCAACTGCCTGTGCCGCTGGTACACATGCTGTTGGCGAAGCCTATCGGTCAATACTGTTGGGTGATTGTGATGTTGCCTTTACTGGTGGCAGTGAGTCAGTGATCTGCCCCATGGCTGTCGGTGGTTTTAATTCGATGAAGGCTCTGTCCAAGGAGAATGATTCCCCGCACACTGCATCCCGACCTTTTGATAGAGATAGAAGCGGTTTCATTATCGGTGAAGGCGGGGGGGCGCTTCTGCTTGAATCTTTGGAACACGCACAGGCTCGAAATGCTAAGATTTATGCTGAGGTTGTCGGCTATGGAATGTCCGGAGATGGATATCATATGGCTGCACCGCCCGATGATGGTGAGGGAGCTGCTCGGTGTATGCAGATGGCTTTGAACAGTGCGGGGATGACTCCTGAGGATATTGATTATGTTAATGCCCATGGGACTTCAACTCCTTTAAACGATCTCTGTGAGACTCGTGCTATTAAAACTGTCTTTGGCGATCACGCCTTGAAACTTGCTATTAGCTCCACAAAATCTATGACGGGCCACCTGCTTGGTGGCGCTGGTGGTATTGAGTCTGTTTTTACAGCACTCTCTATTTCTGAACAGATAGCGCCTCCAACCATGAACTTGGAAAATCCTAGTGATGAATGTGATCTTGATTATGTGCCCAATTCGGCCCGTAAAATGAACATTCGGGCCGCGATGTCAAACTCATTTGGTTTCGGTGGTACGAATGCCGTTTTAATTATGAAACGTTACGAGAATTAAAAGTGAAAATTGCTATTGGCTGTGATCATGGCGGTTATGTTCTGAAAGAATCCATCGTTGATCTCCTTGTTCTGGAACAGTGTGAAGTCGTTGATGTAGGTTGCAATTCGACTGCATCTGTTGACTATCCCGACTTTGCAAATGCAGTTTGTCAAGCGGTGCTCAAGGGTGATGCGGATCGAGGTGTACTTATTTGTGGCACCGGGATTGGGATGTCAATTGCAGCTAATCGATTTAATGGTATTCGCGCCACTTTGTGCCATGAACAGTTTACAGCCCAAATGAGTCGAGAACATAATAACTCTAATGTGCTATGTCTTGGTGCCAGAGTCGTCGGACCGGGACTGGCACTTGAAATTGTTAGAACGTGGTTACACACCCAATTTGGCGGTGATCGTCACCAGCGACGTCTGGATAAGTTCGCTGCCGGTTGTCAGATCTCGTAATCCAGTAATTAAAATTTGTAATCATTAAAATCTAATAAAAGGCGTTTATTGTGTCTTGTTTAAGTAAAGAAGATCCAGAAGTTTTCCGTTCAATTGAGCACGAACTTGGTCGACAGGCCAATCAACTAGAGCTTATTGCCTCTGAAAATATTGTCAGTCAGGCTGTGCTAGAGGCTCAGGGTTCTATATTTACCAATAAATATGCCGAAGGGTATCCAGGTAAACGCTACTATGGTGGTTGCGAATATGCTGATCAGATAGAGACCCTTGCCCGTGAGCGAGCACTGAAGATATTTAAGGCTGAATACGCAAATGTTCAGCCCCATTCAGGCAGTCAGGCTAATATGGCTGTTTATTTTTCTGTGTTATCTCCCGGTGATAAAGTTTTGGGGATGGATCTTGCCCATGGTGGACATTTAACCCATGGTAGTGGGGTGAACTTCTCAGGACAGCTCTTTAATTTTGTTTCTTATGGTGTCAGCAAGGAAACTGAGCAAATTGATATGGCTGAAGTTGAACGTATTGCTGTTCAAGAAAAGCCGAAAATGATTGTTGCTGGTGCTAGTGCATACCCTCGCATTATCGATTGGCAGGGTTTTCGTACAATTGCCGATACGGTCGGCGCGCTCTTTATGGTCGATATGGCTCATATTGCCGGCCTTGTTGCGGCAGACCAACATCCTTCACCGGTTCCATATGCTGATTTTGTTACTACAACTACTCACAAAACCTTGCGTGGTCCTCGTGGTGGTTTGATCCTGGCTAAAGATGAGTATGGGCAGAAATTAAACAGTAAAATATTCCCTGGTATTCAGGGTGGACCTCTGGTTCATGTTATTGCCGCTAAAGCCGTTAGCTTTAAAGAGGCTATGACTGCTGAGTATCGCCAGTATCAGGAACAGGTTGTGAAAAATGCCCGAACTTTGGCCGAAAGCCTGACTGGCTTCGGTTTTCGGCTTGTCTCCGGGGGTACTGACAATCATCTTATGCTCGTTGATTTGTCACCGAAGAAGATCACTGGAAAGGATGCGGAGGAGGCCCTTGAAAGTGCTGGCTTAACGGTCAATAAAAACGCCATTCCTTTTGATACCCAAAGTCGATTTGTTACTGGTGGTATTCGAATCGGAACTGCGGCCGTGACAACTCGTGGTTTAAAAGAACCTGAAATGAGAAAAATTGGCGATTGGATTAATCGTGCGATTGAGAACACGACTAAGGCAGAAGTGTTGTCTCAACTTAGAGATGAGGTTCGTGCACTGTGTGACCACTATCCACTCTATCCCCACTTGCGAAAACAGTAGTCTTTTTTAGAATGTGACCCCAACATTTCTTAGTACACCTCTATACTGAGTTCTCGATTTACTATGTCATCAAAACTTGTTCATATACGACCATCGTGGGATGACTATTTTATGGGGATTACCGAGCTTGTTGCTCAACGTTCGACCTGTACTCGTCGGAAAGTAGGGGCTATTTTAGTTCGTGATAAACGTATTGTTGCTACAGGGTACAACGGAGCACCATCAAAAATTCGGCATTGCCTGGATGTTGGATGTCTTCGTGAACAGAAAGGTATTCCTTCCGGCGAACGGCATGAACTCTGCCGAGGTCTTCATGCCGAACAAAATGCAATAATTCAGGCTGCCCTTCATGGTTTCAGTGTTGAAGGTGCAACGCTCTATTGCACAAACCTGCCGTGTTCAATCTGCACCAAGATGTTGATAAATATTCAACTTGAAAAAGTTTACTACAAAGAAGGCTATCCAGATGAATTGACCTCTCTAATGATGTCTGAGGCAGGAATCCCACTCAATCAAATCTAGCTTTTTTTCCTTCCCCTTGTCGTTCAGCTGTTCATCTTCTATCCAGCCTCAGTAATAAATGTTTTATTTCTTATCTGATTTTGACTTACAGTGTTGAACTTTTCTTTTGCCTTTAAGTCTAAGCTTATTATAGTAGCACGATGCAAAATGCATCTGATCTATACAAAGTAATCTTATATTCTGTACTGTCTATAAATAGGGTGAACTTATGAAATGTCCATATTGCGGCCTTCTTGATAATCGAGTTGTTGATTCTCGTTTAAACAAAGATAATACAATTACGCGTCGACGACGCTTGTGCGAATCCTGTGAAAGGCGTTTTACGACCTATGAGCGACTTGAAGTCACTATGCCCATGTTGATAAAGAAGGATGGCCGTCGTGAGCCTTGGGAACGGCATAAAGTTGTTGAAGGGCTTAAGAAAGCTTGTGAAAAACGGCCTGTATCTATGGCTCAGATTGAAGAGTTTGCCGATGCCCTTGAAAGAAATCTACAGGATATGGGTGAACGTGAAATTCCTATTACTTTGGTTGGCGAAAAAGTAATGGATGGCTTACGTGAAATCGACGATGTTGCCTATGTTCGTTTCGCGTCTGTATATCGACAATTTAAAGATCTTAGTGAGTTTATGGATGAACTCAAAAATATGCTTGGGGCTAATGGAAAATCATAACTCTGAAGATCTGAAGTACATGAAATTAGCCTTGGATGAGGCGGTCAAAGCTGCGGGGAGGACATCACCAAACCCACTGGTCGGCGCTGTGGTTGTGAACAACGGCAGAGTTGTTGGTCGTGGATATCATAAAAAAGCTGGCACAGCCCATGCCGAGATTAATGCCTTGGCTGAGGCGGGGCCAAAAGCGCATGGAGCCACAATTTACGTTACTTTGGAGCCATGTAATCATCACGGTAGAACAGGCCCCTGTACAGAAGCTATACTCAAAAATGGTCTGAGGCGGGTTGTTGTCGGTATGCCTGACCCAAACCCCTCTGTTGCTGGAGGCGGAAACTTATTTTTAACTCAAAATGGGCTCCAGGTAACCTGCGGTGTGCTCGAAGAAGAGTGCCAGAGAATAAATAGACCGTTTGTTAAGTGGATAACTCAAAAAAAACCGTGGGTTATCGTTAAGGCTGGAGTTTCATTGGACGGTAAAATTGCATCATCAAGTGCTGAACAGCTCTGGATTACCAGTGAAAGTTCGCGGGCCTATGTCCATCAGGTTCGTGATCAGGTTGATGCAATTTTAATAGGTGTTGGTACGGCTTTGGCAGATGACCCTGCGCTCACCTGTAGAATTTCAGGAAAATCTACACAAGATCCAATACGCGTTGTTCTTGACTCTCATCTTCGGTTGCCGCCCGAATCAAAATTGCTTAACCAGAAATCCGCGGCCAAAACCATCGTTTTTTGTGGTGAACATGTGACAGATGACCAGCTTAAACCCTTTTCAGGTGTTAATGCCGATATTGAGCGAACTGTTAGAGGCATTGATGGACAAATTAACTTGGAAGTGGTATTAAGCGCACTCGCTCAAAGACAGGTGACCAGTATCCTCGTTGAAGGTGGAGGGCAGATTCATGCCTCTTTTATTCGTAACCATCTCGCCGATCAGGCGATGCTTTTTTATGGTCCTATTTTTGTTGGCGATCAGGGGGTTTCTTTAGTGGGCGGTAAGGTCCGGGGGGGAAATGGTACATTCCCCAGGCTTGTGCAGGTATCTACGAAACAGTTTGACAATGATGTGCTAATCGAAGGTTTATTTGAGTAGAATACATTCATATGTTTACAGGAATTATACAAGGTAAAGGAAAGTTGTTTGAGACAAGACCGTCCGGGGGTGGTCTCGTTTTTGGACTTGAAGCTGATTTTGATCTAAATGATCCTCTGGAAGGTGAAAGTATCGCCATCAATGGCGTTTGCTTAACAGCAAAGAATATCACAAAAAAACGGTTTTACGCTGATGTTTCACCTGAATCTCTGGCGCGAACCAATTTAGGTTCTTTAACCGTCGGCAGCGGCGTGAATCTTGAGCGTGCCTTACGATTAAGTGATCGCTTGGGTGGCCATATTGTCAGTGGTCACGTTGATGCTGTCAGTAAAGTTATTTCACGAGAGAAGCTGGGTAACTTTACGATTTTTACATTCAGTATCCCGGACGGACTGGGGAAGTATATAATCAGTAAGGGTTCCATAACAATTGATGGCATAAGTTTAACGGTTAATTCGTGTGCAAGCCGTCAGTTTTCTGTTTCAATCATACCGCATACCCTTGAGGTTACCATGCTGGGCACCATCGGTGCTGGATCCGTGGTCAATCTTGAGGTTGATATTATCGGGAAATATGTCGAGAAATTGGTGCTCCATACTTCTGATGAGCACGAGCGATCAAAAATTGATGTATCTTTTTTGGCTGAGAATGGATTTTTAAAGTAAATAAATGGTGAAATAAATGACTGTTAGTACGATTGAAGAAGCGATTGAGGAGATACGTTCCGGGAAAATGATCATTCTTGTTGATGATGAAGATCGCGAGAATGAGGGTGATTTATGCATGGCTGCACAGATGGTAACACCTGATGCCGTTAATTTTATGGCTACCCATGGTCGTGGCTTGATCTGCATGACAATGACACCTGATCAGATCGACCGTCTGCAACTGCCTATGATGGTTCAGCAGAATAAGTCACCCTATGAAACAGCGTTCACGGTCAGTATTGAAGCTCGTACTGGCGTTTCAACCGGTATATCGGCCGCAGATAGAGCCCGCACTATCCAAGTGGCAGCACGTCTTGATGTGACTGCTGATGATATTGTCAGTCCTGGTCATGTTTTTCCTCTTCGAGCCCGCACCGGTGGCGTTTTAGTTCGAACGGGTCAAACCGAGGGCTCTGTTGATCTTTCTCGATTGGCTGGCTTACGTCCTTCTGCGGTTATCTGTGAGATAATGAAAGACGATGGCACTATGGCCAGAATGGACGATTTGAAGGTTTTTGCCAAAGAGCATAATTTGAAAATTGCCACAATTGCAGATTTGGTCGCCTATCGTATTCGGATGGACACGCTGGTCCATCGTGCAGCTGAAGCGAATCTTCCGACTAAGTATGGCGGTGATTTTAAAGCGATAGTATACACCAATGATGTAGATGCTCATGAACATGTTGCTTTGGTTAAAGGAAAGATCACCAGGGATAAATCTGTCTTAGTACGTGTCCATTCCGAGTGTTTGACTGGAGATGTTTTTAGTTCAACACGTTGTGATTGCGGCAGTCAACTACAGGCAGCCATGGAGATGGTTGATAAAGAGGGCTGTGGTGTTGTTCTCTATATGGCTCAGGAAGGACGCGGGATTGGTCTGGTGAATAAGATTAAGGCCTATGATCTTCAGGATCAGGGGATGGACACCGTTGAGGCCAATAAAAAATTGGGCTTTAAAGCGGATTTGCGCGATTATGGCATAGGCGCTCAGATTCTGCGTGACCTGGGTGTTTCCAAGATGCGACTTATCACTAACAACCCTAAAAAGATTATCGGGCTTGAAGGGTATGGAATTGAAGTTGTTGACAGAGTTTCACTTCAGACTGCACCATCAGCTCAAAATTTAAAATACTTGCAAACAAAGAAAGATAAATTAGGCCATTTGCTTGATTTATAGGAGATAGTTTTTAGGTGAAGGGTAAAGGGTAAAGGGTAAAGGGGTAAGGCTTAAACCGTACTGATTTGAAAAATATGGAGGAAGTTCTGTGAAAATATTTGAAGGAAGTTTACAATCTAAGGGTAAAAAATTTGGCATTATAGTCGGACGTTTCAACTCGTTTATTTCAGAACGGCTTCTTGAAGGAGCCCTTGACACCTTGAAACGTTCTGGAACAATAGACAAGGACATCGATATAGCGCGTGTGCCCGGCGCTTACGAGATGCCACTCATAGCTCAGAAAATGGCCGGCACAAAACGGTATGATGCGATAATTTGTCTTGGTGCTGTTATCCGTGGCGCTACTCCACATTTTGACTATGTTTCCAGTGAAGTGGCAAAAGGTGTTGCTCAGGTAGGTATGGATTCTGGTCTGCCGGTTATTTTTGGTGTTTTGACTACAGATACCGTCGAGCAAGCTATTGAACGAGCCGGTACCAAGGCTGGTAACAAAGGCTCTGATTGCGCCTCTGCCGCCATTGAGATGGTTAACCTGATTGACAGCATTTAATGGGACTTCGTAGAAAATCTCGGGAGCTTGCACTGCAAGCTCTTTATCAGGCCGACATGTGTGGATTGGATGTCGCCGATATCAGATTGATATCTGATAACTTTCGTGTGGCGCAGAAGGCAGTCCCTTATGCAACGACCATCTTGGCTGGTATCCGTGCTAATCAGGATGAAATTGACACTATTATAACCGGTAATGCCAAGAATTGGCGTGTAGACCGAATGTCAATTGTTGATCGTAATTTGATACGGATTGGCATTTTTGAACTTGTTTTTCAAAAAGAAGTTCCTGCCTCAGTTGTTATTAATGAAGCCATTGAAATTGCTAAACGTTTCAGCACCGATGAGTCATCTTCATTTATTAATGGTATCTTAGACGCTATTCGAGATGGCAAAAAATAATACCGCAAATGAACCACCCTCTAAAGTCCAAGAAATAATCGCCATTATTGGCGTCTTTATCTCGCTCTTCTTTTTTATCAGTTTACTCAGTTATACCCCCTCAACGCCCGATGCATTAACTGCTAGTTCAAACTGGGGTGGCAGTATCGGAGCCTTTACTGCCCAGGTCCTGCTTGGGATGTTTGGCATAAGTGCCTATCTGCTCATATTTCTGATTACTTTATTTGCTGTAAAGTTTTACTTCTATCAGTTCCCGTTGAAAAATCTGCCAGTTGTTCTGTTTGGCATAACCGGAATTATGATCTCAAGCAGCTCGTTGTCAGCACAAATTCCATTTACACTGTTGTCCACCACAAGTGGCTCTGCTGCTGGTGTTATCGGTGAAAACATCCATTCCTTGCTGCTGCCTTTTCTGGGGCGGGTTGGGTATGCACTGGTTTTTATTTTCATA is a window of Desulfobulbaceae bacterium DNA encoding:
- a CDS encoding bifunctional 3,4-dihydroxy-2-butanone-4-phosphate synthase/GTP cyclohydrolase II; this translates as MTVSTIEEAIEEIRSGKMIILVDDEDRENEGDLCMAAQMVTPDAVNFMATHGRGLICMTMTPDQIDRLQLPMMVQQNKSPYETAFTVSIEARTGVSTGISAADRARTIQVAARLDVTADDIVSPGHVFPLRARTGGVLVRTGQTEGSVDLSRLAGLRPSAVICEIMKDDGTMARMDDLKVFAKEHNLKIATIADLVAYRIRMDTLVHRAAEANLPTKYGGDFKAIVYTNDVDAHEHVALVKGKITRDKSVLVRVHSECLTGDVFSSTRCDCGSQLQAAMEMVDKEGCGVVLYMAQEGRGIGLVNKIKAYDLQDQGMDTVEANKKLGFKADLRDYGIGAQILRDLGVSKMRLITNNPKKIIGLEGYGIEVVDRVSLQTAPSAQNLKYLQTKKDKLGHLLDL
- the nusB gene encoding transcription antitermination factor NusB, which codes for MGLRRKSRELALQALYQADMCGLDVADIRLISDNFRVAQKAVPYATTILAGIRANQDEIDTIITGNAKNWRVDRMSIVDRNLIRIGIFELVFQKEVPASVVINEAIEIAKRFSTDESSSFINGILDAIRDGKK
- a CDS encoding 6,7-dimethyl-8-ribityllumazine synthase; translation: MKIFEGSLQSKGKKFGIIVGRFNSFISERLLEGALDTLKRSGTIDKDIDIARVPGAYEMPLIAQKMAGTKRYDAIICLGAVIRGATPHFDYVSSEVAKGVAQVGMDSGLPVIFGVLTTDTVEQAIERAGTKAGNKGSDCASAAIEMVNLIDSI